A single Pseudoxanthomonas sp. DNA region contains:
- a CDS encoding hotdog fold domain-containing protein, with product MSADVLTIYRSLSRKPLGHWLFSRLICFKAPYFGSIGPRMVRLEPGRGEATIRHRRSVTNHLGTVHAIALCNLAEFVGGLTTDVSIPRSMRWIPKGMTVEYLKKAVGTMHAVATPAFEPRESEEGYDLPMDVVVSNAQGEPVFRARIGMWVSPKPPR from the coding sequence ATGAGCGCCGATGTCCTGACGATATACCGCAGCCTGAGTCGCAAACCCCTCGGCCACTGGCTGTTCTCGCGCCTGATCTGCTTCAAGGCGCCGTATTTCGGCAGCATCGGCCCGCGCATGGTGCGGCTGGAACCGGGCCGCGGCGAGGCGACGATCCGGCACCGGCGCTCGGTCACCAACCACCTGGGCACCGTGCATGCGATCGCGCTGTGCAACCTGGCCGAGTTCGTCGGCGGGCTGACCACCGACGTCAGCATCCCGCGCTCGATGCGCTGGATTCCCAAGGGCATGACGGTGGAGTACCTGAAGAAGGCCGTCGGCACGATGCACGCCGTGGCCACGCCGGCGTTTGAGCCGCGCGAATCGGAGGAAGGTTACGACCTGCCGATGGACGTGGTGGTCAGCAATGCGCAGGGCGAACCGGTGTTCCGCGCCCGCATCGGCATGTGGGTGTCGCCGAAGCCGCCGCGCTGA
- a CDS encoding DUF1304 domain-containing protein encodes MGTIATVLVVLVAALHAYFLVLEMFLWTRPLGLKTFRNTAEKAETTRVLAANQGLYNGFLAAGLLWGLATTQWNVVVFFLLCVIVAALYGAWSVSRRILYVQGVPAIAALVAVWLLREGML; translated from the coding sequence ATGGGAACGATCGCGACGGTACTGGTAGTGCTGGTGGCAGCGCTGCATGCGTACTTCCTGGTCCTGGAGATGTTCCTGTGGACCAGGCCGCTGGGCCTGAAGACGTTCCGCAATACGGCGGAGAAGGCGGAGACCACGCGCGTGCTGGCGGCCAACCAGGGCCTCTACAACGGTTTCCTTGCCGCCGGCCTGCTGTGGGGCCTGGCGACCACGCAATGGAACGTGGTCGTCTTCTTCCTGCTGTGCGTGATCGTGGCGGCGCTTTACGGCGCCTGGAGCGTCAGTCGGCGGATCTTATACGTGCAAGGCGTCCCGGCGATCGCGGCGCTGGTGGCGGTGTGGCTTCTCCGGGAAGGGATGCTGTAG
- a CDS encoding NTP/NDP exchange transporter, which yields MDPSSPATTRLGRFRAALSESPPLLWAFVYFFCLLSGYYVLRPVREAMAASSDIEAVFPPALIAFFADRGIALGEFTLQFIFSAVFLIMLVLQPVYGWLVSRFPRRVFLPVIYGFFIATLLAFYAMFDSGIAGRGLAFILWITVFNLFAVAVFWSFMADVFTNVEARRYYGYIGAAGTMGAFLGPALTKALVVRVGIPNMMLVSAFLFSVCVLCIFRLRTWAVAREAERRQASGEIPMGGEVLAGLKLIVREPLLRWLAVMVVMGVGVGTLLYNEQNAIARTMFASAEARADYFATLDLAVNSLTLVVQLLLTRTLLSRFGIAPALLIPGAAIILGFSILSASPLPMMVAIVQVVTRASEFSLAKPARETIYTRVGREWRYKAGAAIDTVIYRGGDLSFVWLHKLLSAFGSNVVFGAGLLVASAMTFSAWRLLREEAKLPSERAVAATPPAATKA from the coding sequence ATGGACCCGTCTTCTCCAGCGACCACCCGCCTGGGCCGATTCCGCGCGGCGCTGTCCGAGTCTCCGCCGCTGCTGTGGGCCTTCGTCTACTTCTTCTGCCTGCTGAGCGGCTACTACGTGCTGCGGCCGGTGCGCGAGGCGATGGCGGCCTCCAGCGACATCGAAGCGGTGTTTCCGCCAGCGCTGATCGCGTTCTTCGCCGACCGCGGCATCGCGCTGGGCGAGTTCACGCTGCAGTTCATCTTCAGCGCCGTGTTCCTGATCATGCTCGTCTTGCAGCCGGTGTACGGCTGGCTGGTCAGCCGCTTCCCGCGCCGGGTGTTCCTGCCGGTGATCTACGGCTTCTTCATCGCCACGTTGCTGGCGTTCTACGCCATGTTCGACAGCGGCATCGCCGGCCGCGGACTGGCCTTCATCCTGTGGATCACGGTGTTCAACCTGTTCGCGGTGGCCGTGTTCTGGAGCTTCATGGCCGATGTGTTCACCAACGTCGAAGCGCGCAGGTACTACGGCTACATCGGCGCGGCCGGCACGATGGGCGCGTTCCTCGGCCCGGCGCTGACCAAGGCGCTGGTCGTGCGCGTGGGCATTCCCAACATGATGCTGGTGTCGGCGTTCCTGTTCTCGGTGTGCGTGCTGTGCATCTTCCGGCTGCGCACCTGGGCCGTGGCGCGCGAGGCCGAACGGCGCCAGGCCAGCGGCGAGATCCCGATGGGGGGCGAGGTCCTGGCGGGATTGAAGCTGATCGTGCGCGAGCCGCTGTTGCGCTGGCTGGCGGTCATGGTGGTGATGGGCGTTGGGGTGGGCACGCTGCTCTACAACGAACAGAACGCCATCGCGCGCACGATGTTCGCCTCCGCGGAGGCCCGTGCCGACTATTTCGCCACGCTGGACCTGGCGGTCAACTCCCTGACGCTGGTGGTGCAACTGCTGCTCACCCGCACGCTGCTGTCGCGCTTCGGCATCGCGCCGGCGCTGCTGATTCCGGGCGCCGCGATCATCCTCGGGTTCTCGATCCTGTCCGCCTCACCGTTGCCGATGATGGTCGCCATCGTGCAGGTGGTCACCCGCGCCAGCGAGTTCTCGCTGGCCAAGCCCGCGCGCGAGACCATCTATACCCGCGTGGGCCGCGAATGGCGCTACAAGGCCGGCGCCGCGATCGACACCGTGATCTACCGCGGTGGCGACCTCAGCTTCGTGTGGCTGCACAAGCTGCTGTCGGCGTTCGGCTCGAACGTGGTGTTCGGCGCCGGCCTGCTGGTCGCCAGTGCGATGACCTTCAGCGCGTGGCGGCTGCTGCGCGAGGAGGCGAAGCTGCCGTCCGAGCGGGCCGTCGCCGCTACGCCGCCGGCCGCCACCAAGGCCTGA
- a CDS encoding choline dehydrogenase, with product MYDYIIVGAGSAGCVLAHRLSEDPACRVLLLEAGPRDWHPFIHMPAGLAKLVGQKGVNWNYDTAPELQLDNRRLWWPRGKVLGGSSSINAMCYIRGVPQDYDDWANAGADGWDWANALPYFRRSERNARGADALHGGDGPLHVSDLRYTNPLSAAFIEAGVQAGFPRNDDFNGIEQAGFGLYQVTQKDGARCSSAVAYLDPARDRQNLDIVTGALVRRVLLEKGRAVGVAYARGGHEVIARCSGEVLLSGGAINSPQLLMLSGIGPSAHLQDTGITVRHALPGVGRNLQDHLDICTLQHCTQRVTYDRISELRTAFDYFLRGHRGPGSSNIAEAGAFVRSPLAPDDRPDIQMHFVPAMLDDHGRHRLAGDGYTAHACFLRPRSRGRILLASADPRADARIEANYLSDPEGFDLKMMVECAKLSREVFAQPAFDAYRGAPVHPARNDLSDAELVAFIRAKAETVYHPVGTCRIGDDEDAVVDPQLRVRGLDGLRVIDASVMPSLIGGNTNAPTIMIAERASDLIRGLPPLTCSHLRVNAAPPALATAD from the coding sequence GTGTACGACTACATCATCGTGGGTGCCGGTTCCGCCGGCTGTGTCCTGGCCCACCGCCTGAGCGAAGACCCCGCGTGCCGCGTGCTGTTGCTGGAAGCCGGGCCGCGCGACTGGCACCCCTTCATCCACATGCCGGCCGGGCTGGCCAAGCTGGTCGGCCAGAAGGGCGTGAACTGGAACTACGACACCGCGCCCGAACTCCAGCTCGACAACCGGCGCCTGTGGTGGCCGCGCGGCAAGGTGCTGGGCGGTTCCAGCTCGATCAATGCGATGTGCTACATCCGTGGCGTGCCGCAGGACTACGACGACTGGGCCAACGCCGGCGCCGATGGCTGGGACTGGGCCAATGCCCTGCCGTATTTCCGCCGTTCCGAACGCAACGCACGCGGCGCCGATGCACTGCACGGCGGCGATGGTCCCCTGCATGTGTCCGACCTGCGCTACACCAACCCGCTGTCCGCCGCCTTCATCGAGGCGGGCGTGCAGGCGGGTTTCCCGCGCAACGACGATTTCAACGGCATCGAGCAGGCGGGCTTCGGCCTGTACCAGGTCACGCAGAAGGACGGCGCCCGCTGCTCGTCGGCGGTCGCCTACCTCGACCCCGCGCGCGACCGCCAGAACCTGGACATCGTCACCGGCGCCCTGGTCCGTCGCGTCCTGCTGGAAAAGGGTCGTGCGGTCGGCGTGGCCTACGCCCGCGGCGGCCACGAGGTCATCGCGCGCTGCAGCGGCGAGGTGCTGCTGAGCGGCGGCGCGATCAACTCGCCGCAACTGCTGATGCTGTCCGGCATCGGCCCGTCGGCGCACCTGCAGGACACCGGCATCACCGTGCGGCATGCCCTGCCTGGCGTCGGCCGCAACCTGCAGGATCATCTGGACATCTGCACGCTGCAACACTGTACGCAGCGCGTCACCTACGACCGCATCAGCGAGCTCAGGACCGCGTTCGACTATTTCCTGCGCGGGCATCGCGGGCCGGGCAGCAGCAACATCGCCGAGGCCGGCGCCTTCGTGCGTTCGCCGCTGGCGCCCGACGACCGTCCCGATATCCAGATGCATTTCGTGCCGGCCATGCTGGACGACCATGGCCGCCACCGGCTCGCCGGCGACGGCTACACCGCGCACGCCTGCTTCCTGCGCCCGCGCAGCCGCGGCCGCATCCTGCTGGCCAGCGCGGATCCGCGCGCGGATGCGCGCATCGAGGCCAACTACCTGAGCGATCCGGAAGGCTTCGACCTGAAGATGATGGTCGAATGCGCCAAGCTGTCGCGCGAGGTCTTCGCCCAGCCCGCCTTCGACGCGTATCGCGGCGCGCCGGTCCATCCCGCGCGCAACGACCTGTCGGACGCGGAGCTGGTCGCCTTCATCCGCGCCAAGGCCGAAACCGTGTACCACCCGGTCGGCACCTGCCGCATCGGCGACGACGAGGACGCGGTGGTCGATCCGCAGTTGCGTGTGCGCGGCCTGGACGGTTTGCGCGTGATCGATGCCTCGGTGATGCCCTCGCTGATCGGCGGCAACACCAACGCGCCCACCATCATGATCGCCGAGCGCGCCTCGGACCTGATCCGCGGCCTTCCACCGCTCACCTGCAGCCACCTGCGCGTCAACGCCGCGCCGCCCGCCCTCGCCACTGCGGACTGA